In a single window of the Ramlibacter agri genome:
- a CDS encoding isochorismatase family protein, translated as MLLDAEDCQLVLVDYQQRLMPAIHEGDFVLANAVRLARLAGLLEVPLWATEENAKSLGPTVEPLAPLVAGRIVQKIDFDGSGALLPRLKPAPRQGGNARSLPKHLQKAAPPPGRECVVIAGCEAHVCLLQTALGLLEEELDVWVVTDACSSRTERNRDAAFDRLAAAGAELVTTEMVAFEWLRGADHPQFKEVLSLIK; from the coding sequence ATGCTGCTGGACGCCGAAGATTGCCAACTCGTGCTGGTCGATTACCAGCAACGCCTGATGCCCGCCATCCACGAAGGGGACTTCGTGCTGGCCAATGCCGTGCGGCTGGCCCGGCTCGCCGGACTGCTCGAGGTCCCGTTGTGGGCCACGGAGGAGAACGCGAAATCGCTGGGTCCCACGGTGGAGCCGCTGGCTCCGCTGGTGGCTGGCCGCATCGTGCAGAAGATCGACTTCGACGGCAGCGGCGCGCTGCTGCCGCGCCTGAAACCCGCACCGCGCCAGGGCGGCAACGCGCGCAGCCTGCCCAAGCACCTGCAGAAAGCCGCGCCGCCCCCGGGCCGCGAGTGCGTGGTCATCGCCGGCTGCGAAGCCCATGTGTGCCTGCTGCAGACGGCGCTGGGGCTGCTGGAAGAGGAGCTGGACGTGTGGGTGGTGACGGACGCCTGCAGCTCGCGCACCGAGCGCAACCGCGACGCGGCCTTCGACCGCCTGGCCGCTGCCGGCGCGGAGCTGGTCACCACGGAAATGGTGGCCTTCGAATGGCTGCGGGGCGCGGATCATCCCCAATTCAAGGAAGTCCTGAGCCTGATCAAATAG